The stretch of DNA CTGGCAGCGAGATGTCATCCGCGTCCATGCCATTTTGGGCAGCAAGAACCCTCACCCGCAGACCTACCTGGTGGGTGGCATGTCCATCACGCTGGATCCAGACAGCGAGACGGCCATCAATGCCGACAAACTGGCCCTGATCCGCAGGCTGTTCGTCAAGGCCAAACAGTTCGTGGACCAGGTTTACATTCCCGACCTACTCGCCGTGGCCTCGTTCTACAAGGAGTGGGCCGGGCTGGGTGAGGGCCTAGGGAATTTCCTGGCCTACGGCGAGTTCCCCGATGCCGCCGGCACCATGCTGTTCCCGTCGGGTGTCATCCTCAACCGCGATTTGAGCACGCTCCACCCGCTAGACCACACCAAGATCGCCGAATACGTAACCCGCTCGTGGTACCAATACGGTGATGGCGACGGTGCATCCAAGCACCCGTGGGACGGGGAGACGCAGCCGAACTATACGGGGCCGAAACCGCCCTACGAATTCTTGCAAACCGACGGCAAGTACTCGTGGCTCAAGGCTCCGCGGTATGAGGACAAGGCGATGGAAGTGGGGCCCCTGGCGCGGGTGTTGGTCGCCTATGTGGCGGGCCGGCCCGAGGTCAGGACGCTGGTGGACGGCGTGCTCGCCAAACTCGGCGTCGGCGCAGAGGCGCTGTTCTCCACGCTGGGGCGGACCGCGGCCCGAGGGATTGAGACCGCCGTCGTCGCGGGGAAACTGATCTCCTGGCTGGATGAACTGGCTACCCACATGGCCGACGGGGACCTCAGGGTGCACAACGGCGAGAAGTGGGATCCCGCCACGTGGCCCAAGGAGGCCAAAGGCTGGGGCTTCCACGAGGCTCCGCGGGGCGCCCTGGGGCACTGGGTGCACATCGTAGACGGCAAGATCGCCAACTACCAGTGCGTTGTGCCTTCCACATGGAACGCGTCGCCAAGGGACGCCAAGGGCCAGCCGGGCGCCTACGAGGCCGCGCTGATCGGCACGCCGGTAACGGACCCGGAGCAGCCCATTGAGATTCTGCGCACGATTCATTCGTTTGACCCTTGCATGGCGTGCGCAGTGCATGTGGTGGACGGCCGCGGGCGCGAACTCACGCGTATCCGCATTGACGGAAGTATGTAGGCCGTGGGGAAGACGTTGGTACTCGGCCTGGGCAATATCCTGCTGCGCGACGAGGGCGTGGGCGTTCGGGTTGTGCAGCGTCTGGCGGAACGGTTTGAGTTCCCAGACGATGTGCAGGTCTTGGACGGGGGAACCCTTGGGCTGGACCTGTTGCACTACGTGGAAGAAGCGGACCGCGTTCTGATCGTGGACGCTGTGGCGATGGGTAACCCACCGGGGACCCTGGTTCGCTTGAGCGGAGATGAGGTGCCGGCGTACTTGGGCATCAAGATATCGCCTCACCAGATGGGCCTGGCGGACCTGCTGGCGGCGACTCGCCTGCGCGGCACGTTCCCGCAGGAACTGGTGCTTGTGGGCGTGGAGCCTGAGGTGATTGACACCGGCCTGGAGTTATCTCCATCCATCGCCGCGCAAATGGACGCGCTGCTGAGTTGGGTGCTGGCCGAATTGTCGCGCTGGGGAATCCACCCTCGCGCGGAACGGTACAATGCTCAGACCGAGAACCCCCTTGCGACGGTCGGACGCGAGGAAGGTAGGTAAGAGTCTATGGACATCAACCGCAGGGACTTCCTGAAACTATCGGGGCTTCTGCTGGCAGCCGGGGCGATACGGCCGACGGGACTGGCACAGGCCGCGCCCGCCGATGCGCCGCTCGCCATCCTGTTTGATGCTTCCAAGTGCGTGGGCTGCCGCGCCTGCCAGATGGCCTGCAAGCGGTGGAACAAACTGCCAGCAGACACCCAGACAGCCGTGCGGCTGCCCGTGGAGGCTGCCGGAGCAGCGAAACTGTACGACACGCCGCAGAGCCTTTCGGCAGACACGTGGACGCTCATCAAACTGAGCAAGCGCAGCAATACCGATTGGCATTTCGTGAACTACCAGTGCATGCACTGTACCGATGCCGCGTGCGTAACCGTGTGCCCCTCGGGCGCTCTGTACAAGGATCCCAATGGGTTCACCGGCTACGATGAGGAGAAGTGCATCGGGTGCGGCTACTGCACACAGTTCTGTCCCTACGGCGTGCCGCACCTTCGGGTGGTGAATGTGCTGACCGGTGAGGCCAAGGCGGCCAAGTGCACCTTCTGCCAAGATCGCATCTACGCCGGCATCGGCGGGCCGTTCTGCGCGACTACGTGTCCGGTGGGGGCTCTGGTATGGGGCCGCCGAGACGAACTGCTGGATAAGGCGAAGCAGCGGGTCTCGCTCCTGAAGGGGCGCGGATTTGACCGAGCGACCCTCTACGGGGAGACGCAAGCGGGAGGGCTGAACCGCCTGAGCATACTGCTGGACGAGCCGGGGCGCTATGCCCTTCCAGTCAGCGTGTCGTCCCCCGCACTCGCGCGCGCGTGGAAGAACATCGTGCAACCCGCAGAAGCCGTCCTCATAGGCGCAACCGCAGTGGCTGTTGTGGGGGCTTTTCTCATCAGTCGCCGACACATCCGGATGGAGAGCGTGGAGTAGGAAGGAGCGCGTCCGCGTTCGCCGACGACCTGTGGCGGCTGGAGCCAGGCGAGGCGCGGTGGGTCCCGGCCGCCGAGTGGTGCACAGACACAGAGACCGCGGGAAAGGCGCGAGCGTTGCACCTTCTCCGCGGTCTGATTGCGTGGGCGGGTCATTCCCCCTCGGTCTTGCGGTTAGGGTGTCCGGGAATCCCCTTGACCCCCTCGCAGAGAGAGGGTTTGATGCGATTAGCCTGCCGGATCGGAGTGCTGCATGGGCCTGCTCTCCGTCCTTTTCGCGCTGGGGCTAGCCTTGCTGGGCTTCTCGCTGGCCTATCTCCTGCGGCGGCCTGACGAATGGGTGGCGCCGACGGTGATGGCGGTCGTGGGCCTTCTCATGACGCTGGCGACGCAAACATGGGGGCTGAGGCGGCTCCGCCGTGTCGTCGCTCCCCAGTACGCGGTTGTGCTCGCGGCCACGCGATGGGGCAGGCTGGCATTGGGGGTTGTCGTCGGCCTCATGGTGTACTTCCTCCTGCTCGCGGAGTAGGGAACGCAAGCGCGAATGAATAGAGTCCCTCCCAAAGTCTGTTGGTCGCGCCACGGGCATAGGCGCGACGCACTTCCAAAAGGGTGTCTCATCTTGGGCGCCAACACAAGCCGGAGCCGTGTCAATGAATACGGCCGCTTTTCGCTTCGCGCCGCTTCTGGTACAATAGGGCCGTGCCGGGCGCAGAGCATCCCCACAGGCGCCCGCGCGCATCGGCAAGTCCGCGTTTTCGGGAAGGAGGCGAGCGATGGAGACACGACCGTTCGGCAAGACCGGCGCCCATTTGCCCATCTTGAGCCTGGGCTGCCAGCGACTGGTGGATGAAGAGGGGTGCAGCGAGGAGCAGGCCGTCGCAATCCTCAACACGGCCATTGACCGGGGCATCCGCTATTTTGACACTGCCTGGATTTACTCCAAGGGTCAGAGCGAGCAGCGGGTGGGCCTGGTGGCCAGGCACCGGCGCAAGGAGATGTGGATCGCGACCAAGACATGGGATGTAACGCGCGATGGGGCGCGCCGCCAACTGGAGCAAAGCCTGGCCCGCCTTCAGACCGACTATGTGGACGAGTGGCGGCTGCACAATGTGTACGACCTCGCGCGGCTGGACGCCATGACCGGCCCGGGCGGCGCGCTGGAGGCTGCCATCCGCGCCCGCGACGAGGGGCTGGTGCGGTTCATCAGCATCTCGGGCCACAGCGACCCGCAGGTGCAGATTGAGGCGCTGCGCCGCTTCCCGTTTGACACGGCGCTGGTGGCCGTCTCGGTGCTGGACCACTTCATCTACTCGTTCGCCGAGGAATTCCTGCCCTTCGCCCAGGGCCGTGGGGTCGGCGTGGTGGGGATGAAGATACTCGGCTACAAGGTGCTGGCCCACGTGGCCGACAGGGCGCTGCGCTACGCCCTGGCGCTGCCGCTCACCACCGTCATCGTGGGGTGCTCTACCATGGCGGAGTTGGAGGCAGACCTGGCGGTGGCCGAGCACTTCACGCCGATGACGGGGCCGGAGCGCCTGGCCTTCTTCCGCGAGGTCTTGCCGCTGGTGCGGCCCGAGAACATGCCGTGGAAGGCCGCCGACTGGAGCGACCCGACGGAGTGGAAGCCACGCAAGGAGCCGTGGGGGTTCACGCCCGCGTAGCACGGCCGCGCAGCGCCCGCACTATTTTGACAAATCGCTGTTTCCGTACATAATAACGCCAACAATCCGAGACATCCGCAAAGGCTGTGACGGAGAGGAGTAGGCGGCAGGTAGCCCGCCAGGGAGGGATGGCCGACGACTGGAAGCCATCCTCGGGTCAGCGCCGTTGAAGTTCGCTCCTGAGCCGACGGGTGAACGCCGGTATCTGGCCAGTAGTCCGCTCCGGAGGCCCGCCGTTATCGGGCAGCCAGTAAGCCCCTGGGGGCCGCTGGTGGTGAGAGGGCTTGTGGAAGCCAAGCAGGGTGGTACCGCGGAGTGCGATTCAGCCGCTTCGTCCCTGAGGACGGCGGCTTTTCTTTTTGTGTTGGTCGGACGCATCACAGGAGCAAGGAGAGGGACATGCTAGAGCAACTGCACGACATCCGAGAGCGCGCGATGGCGGCGCTGTCCAGCGTGGACAGCCTGGCGGCGTTGGAAGCCTGGCGCACCGAGTACCTGGGCAAGAGGAGTTTCGTTACCACGACGCTGAAGGGCATCGGCCAACTGCCGCCGGAGGACCGCCCCGTGGTGGGCAAGGCCGCCCACGAACTGCGCCTGGCGCTGGAGGCGGCGCTGGAGGAGGCGCGGCAGCGGGTCCTGGCCCTGGAGCAGGAGCGCGCCGCCCAGGCCGAGCGGGTGGACGTTACCCTGCCCGGCAGGCCCGCCACCGTGGGCCGCCTGCACCCCATCACCCAAATCCTGTACGAAATCTACAACATCTTCGGCGAGATGGGGTTCCAGGTGTACGACGCGCCCGAGGTGGAGACCGACGAACTGAACTTCCAGATGCTGAACCTGCCGCCCGACCACCCTGCCCGCGACATGTGGAGCACGTTCTACACCACGCGCGAGGGCATCCTGCTCCGCACGCACACGTCGCCCGGCCAGATTCGCGCCATGCGCCAGTTCTGCCCGGAGCCGATTCGCGTCATCTTGCCTGGGCGCGTGTACCGCTACGAGGCCGTTACGGCGCGCTCCGAATCCATGTTCCACCAGGTGGAGGGGCTGGCGGTGGGCCGCAACATCACCATGGCCGACCTGAAGGGCGTCCTCACCGATTTCGCACGGCGGCTCTACGGGGAGCACCGCCAGGTACGTTTCCGGTGCAGTTACTTCCCGTTCACCGAGCCAAGCATGGAGGTGGATGTGAGTTGCGCGCTGTGCGACGGCGCGGGGTGCCGCGTCTGCAAGCATACCGGCTGGGTGGAGATCGCCGGCGCGGGGATGGTGCACCCCCAGGTGCTGCGCAACGGCGGCTACGACCCCGAGCAGTTCACCGGCTTCGCCTTCGGCATGGGGCCTGACCGCATCGCCATGCTCCGCTACGGCATTGACGACATCCGCTACTTCTACAGCGACGACCTGCGGTTCCTGGCGCAGTTCTAGCAGGACAGAGGAGACGAACCCATGAGAGTACCGCTGAGTTGGCTCAAGGAATACGTGGACATCACGCTGCCGGTGGAAGAACTGGCCGAGCGCATGACCCTGGCTGGGCTGGAAGTGGCCAGCATTGAGCGCATCGGAGCCGAGTGGGACCGCGACAAGATCTTCGTGGGCGAGATCCTGGAGGTCAAGCCCCATCCCAACGCCGACCGGCTGGTGTTGGCCGTGGTCAACTACGGTCGCGGCGCGCCCATGACGGTGGTAACCGGCGCGCCCAACATCCGCGTGGGCGAGAAGGGGCACAAGGTGGCCTTTGCCACCGTCGGCGCGCGCCTGATAGATGGCTACTCCGAGGAAAAACGATACATGACGCTGAAGCCGTCCAAGATTCGCGGCGTGCTCAGCGAAGGCATGGTCTGCTCGGAGAAGGAACTGGGCATCTCCGACGACCACGAGGGAATCATCCTGCTGGAAGACGACGCGCCGGTGGGCGTGCCGCTGGCCGACTACCTGGGCGACGTGGTGCTGGACATTGACCTGACGCCCAACCTGGCGCGGTGCCTGTCGGTCATCGGCGTGGCGCGCGAAGTGGCGGCGCTCACCAGCCAGCGGGCGAAGGTCCCCGATCCTGTGGTCTTGGCCGAAGGCGCGCCCATTGAGGGCCAGGTGGAGATTCGCATTGAGGATCCCGATCTGTGCAACCGCTACTCGGCCATGCTGGTGCGCGATGTCAAGATCGGGCCGTCGCCCAAGTGGATGCAGCGGCGGCTGACCCTGGCGGGGATGCGGCCCATCAACAACATCGTGGACATCACCAACTACGTGATGCTGGAATGGGGCCAGCCGCTCCACGCCTTTGACTATGACCTGCTACGGCCCA from Chloroflexota bacterium encodes:
- the pheS gene encoding phenylalanine--tRNA ligase subunit alpha; the encoded protein is MLEQLHDIRERAMAALSSVDSLAALEAWRTEYLGKRSFVTTTLKGIGQLPPEDRPVVGKAAHELRLALEAALEEARQRVLALEQERAAQAERVDVTLPGRPATVGRLHPITQILYEIYNIFGEMGFQVYDAPEVETDELNFQMLNLPPDHPARDMWSTFYTTREGILLRTHTSPGQIRAMRQFCPEPIRVILPGRVYRYEAVTARSESMFHQVEGLAVGRNITMADLKGVLTDFARRLYGEHRQVRFRCSYFPFTEPSMEVDVSCALCDGAGCRVCKHTGWVEIAGAGMVHPQVLRNGGYDPEQFTGFAFGMGPDRIAMLRYGIDDIRYFYSDDLRFLAQF
- a CDS encoding HyaD/HybD family hydrogenase maturation endopeptidase — translated: MGKTLVLGLGNILLRDEGVGVRVVQRLAERFEFPDDVQVLDGGTLGLDLLHYVEEADRVLIVDAVAMGNPPGTLVRLSGDEVPAYLGIKISPHQMGLADLLAATRLRGTFPQELVLVGVEPEVIDTGLELSPSIAAQMDALLSWVLAELSRWGIHPRAERYNAQTENPLATVGREEGR
- a CDS encoding 4Fe-4S dicluster domain-containing protein: MDINRRDFLKLSGLLLAAGAIRPTGLAQAAPADAPLAILFDASKCVGCRACQMACKRWNKLPADTQTAVRLPVEAAGAAKLYDTPQSLSADTWTLIKLSKRSNTDWHFVNYQCMHCTDAACVTVCPSGALYKDPNGFTGYDEEKCIGCGYCTQFCPYGVPHLRVVNVLTGEAKAAKCTFCQDRIYAGIGGPFCATTCPVGALVWGRRDELLDKAKQRVSLLKGRGFDRATLYGETQAGGLNRLSILLDEPGRYALPVSVSSPALARAWKNIVQPAEAVLIGATAVAVVGAFLISRRHIRMESVE
- a CDS encoding aldo/keto reductase translates to METRPFGKTGAHLPILSLGCQRLVDEEGCSEEQAVAILNTAIDRGIRYFDTAWIYSKGQSEQRVGLVARHRRKEMWIATKTWDVTRDGARRQLEQSLARLQTDYVDEWRLHNVYDLARLDAMTGPGGALEAAIRARDEGLVRFISISGHSDPQVQIEALRRFPFDTALVAVSVLDHFIYSFAEEFLPFAQGRGVGVVGMKILGYKVLAHVADRALRYALALPLTTVIVGCSTMAELEADLAVAEHFTPMTGPERLAFFREVLPLVRPENMPWKAADWSDPTEWKPRKEPWGFTPA
- a CDS encoding nickel-dependent hydrogenase large subunit, which produces FKAVKDKLTAFVQSGQLGPFANGYWGHPEYKLPPEANLMAVAHYLEALDWQRDVIRVHAILGSKNPHPQTYLVGGMSITLDPDSETAINADKLALIRRLFVKAKQFVDQVYIPDLLAVASFYKEWAGLGEGLGNFLAYGEFPDAAGTMLFPSGVILNRDLSTLHPLDHTKIAEYVTRSWYQYGDGDGASKHPWDGETQPNYTGPKPPYEFLQTDGKYSWLKAPRYEDKAMEVGPLARVLVAYVAGRPEVRTLVDGVLAKLGVGAEALFSTLGRTAARGIETAVVAGKLISWLDELATHMADGDLRVHNGEKWDPATWPKEAKGWGFHEAPRGALGHWVHIVDGKIANYQCVVPSTWNASPRDAKGQPGAYEAALIGTPVTDPEQPIEILRTIHSFDPCMACAVHVVDGRGRELTRIRIDGSM